A stretch of DNA from Gymnodinialimonas sp. 57CJ19:
TGCCACCACGGTATCCGCCGTGACCCTGCACGAGATTGTGCGGAAACTACCCGACGGCGCATTGGTATCGCTGACAGAAGATTCGACCGCCGCTCGGTTGACGATTGAGGCGGGGCGTTCCTCGTTCCAGTTGGCGACCCTGCCGCGCGAAGATTTCCCGGTGATGGCATCGACCGATTACACCGCCAACTTCTCGGCCAAAGCGCCCGAGCTGCGGCGGTTGTTCGACAAGTCCAAGTTCGCAATTTCCACGGAAGAGACACGCTATTACCTGAACGGCGTCTATTTCCACATCGCCGATGGCGACAACGGCAAGGCTTTGCGGGCCGTTGCCACCGATGGGCACCGCTTGGCGCGGATCGATTCCGCGCTGCCCGATGGGGCGCAAGAGATGCCCGGCGTGATCGTACCACGCAAAACCGTGGGTGAGTTGCGCAAGCTGCTGGACGACGACGACGCCCAGATCGCCGTGTCTGTGTCGGAAACAAAGATCCGCTTTGCCACGCCTGAAATCACCCTGACGTCCAAGGTTATTGACGGCACCTTCCCCGACTACACACGCGTGATCCCCACCGGGAATACCCGCCGCATGGAAGTGGACGCAGGCGATTTTGCCAAGGCGGTTGATCTGGTGGCCACGGTGTCATCGGAGCGTTCCCGCGCGGTGAAAATGGCCTTGGATGAGGACCGTTTGGTTCTGTCTGTGAATGCCCCTGATAGCGGAAACGCCGAAG
This window harbors:
- the dnaN gene encoding DNA polymerase III subunit beta produces the protein MKLSIERATLLRAVSQAQSVVERRNTIPILANVLIEAEGDTVSFRATDLDIEVVDKAPAQVERAGATTVSAVTLHEIVRKLPDGALVSLTEDSTAARLTIEAGRSSFQLATLPREDFPVMASTDYTANFSAKAPELRRLFDKSKFAISTEETRYYLNGVYFHIADGDNGKALRAVATDGHRLARIDSALPDGAQEMPGVIVPRKTVGELRKLLDDDDAQIAVSVSETKIRFATPEITLTSKVIDGTFPDYTRVIPTGNTRRMEVDAGDFAKAVDLVATVSSERSRAVKMALDEDRLVLSVNAPDSGNAEAELVVAYADEKLEIGFNAKYLLEIASQVDRENAVFMFSSPAEPTLMREGNDDSAIYVVMPMRV